The Topomyia yanbarensis strain Yona2022 unplaced genomic scaffold, ASM3024719v1 HiC_scaffold_6, whole genome shotgun sequence genome contains a region encoding:
- the LOC131695968 gene encoding histone H4-like, protein MTGRGKGGKGLGKGGAKRHRKVLRDNIQGITKPAIRRLARRGGVKRISGLIYEETRGVLKIFLENVIRDAVTYTEHAKRKTVTAMDVVYALKRQGRTLYGFGG, encoded by the coding sequence ATGACTGGCCGTGGCAAAGGAGGCAAAGGGCTCGGCAAGGGAGGCGCTAAGCGGCACCGCAAGGTGCTTCGTGACAATATCCAGGGCATCACCAAACCCGCCATTCGTCGTCTGGCTCGACGTGGAGGAGTGAAGCGAATCTCCGGTTTGATATACGAGGAAACCCGTGGTGTGCTGAAGATTTTTCTGGAAAACGTTATCCGGGACGCTGTGACGTACACTGAACATGCCAAACGGAAGACCGTCACTGCGATGGATGTCGTCTATGCGCTTAAACGCCAGGGACGCACATTGTacggttttggtggttaa